CGCGCTTTAGTAACGCCAATGCATAGACGGAAATCGAAAATGCACGTGTCTACTTGCATTGGTTTGTTCTTCCTTATCTGCTTCATCGTCTGGTCCCGGTATTACACTCGGTGAGTTGTTTGTTCGAATGCTGTTTTCTGCATCCCAgctagcagcagcaacagcaggagCACCACTTGTTGTTGCTTGTGGAAATCGACCCACACTCGTTCTCGCTGGAATATACTGTTGCAATCCGCTCGGTTCTCCAACCGATTGATTCAAATCCAAACAGTTTATGCTCCTAAAAGGCCACAACTTTCTTCTCATCCTATCCGGTTTCTGAATACGATCCGGGCTAGTCGTCTTGCGTCGCAACAACCACATAATATCGTCCTCCGGTTCCAAACGCTGCAGATGCTTTTTGCGCATCGGTTTCCTATTGCTGGACATCTTTCGTAACGTTTTCCTGCACTGAACGTGCAGCTCGATCGCTTCCTTAATCGCAACGTACCAACCATGGCTTTCCTGTTCACCGTCCGAGCTAAAAATCGTTCCGTCACCGCTACACGTGATCCGGAAATTGCCCCGAAACAGCTGCacaattttgcatttcttCAGCGGAAATACACAGCAACACGCGATGCTTGACCCTTCCGTCAGCAGCACCTCGACGTCCTTCAGCACACGACAGTACATGAACATGTCCGACATCAGGATGCAGTACTTCTTCGAGGTGGATCCATCCGTTTTTTGCTTGCGCAGAAAACCCTCCTTCAGGATCTTTCGACCCGGTTTCACCAATTTCAGCGACTTGTTAGTGAGTGCGTTCTGCACCGTGATCAATCTTTGGGTGTTTTCGTAATCTTCCACGAGAGCATTGATGTGCGATACGGATTGTTCCACTAGCCGTATTGATTCCAGCAGCGGTTTGTAGGCAACATCCGAAGGGCTGGTATATAGCAGAACCTGCTGCagcaacagcttgtaccgggGAATGCGCTGTATCGGGGTGATGAGCAACGAGATCAACTTCATCTGCACTTCCGGGCGTGATTCCGTGTTCGCGATATATCGCTTCAATGTGGGATTTTTGTCCATCAGCGATTGCAATGTACAGAGCGAATTGCGATAGTCAAAGGCGTACACCGAATAAAGCTTAAAAAACGGACCCAGGTCGGTGAACGCTTTTACCACATTGTCCAAATTTTCGTCCAACTTTTTGAGCAGCTCCTGACTAAGGTTGTGGATTGTGTCGAGCTGTCCAAAGATCTGATTGTGCACCTTTTCGGTGAGAAATCCATTGTTGCGCAACGGTGTTACAAAGTATTCTAGCAGCAGATCCAGCTGCCTCAGATACGACTCCTCGGACGTACGAATTTCCCGTATGGCTTGCAGGCGCAGCTGTTGCCGCTTATCCGTTTCATTATTCTGTGCCGCTGGTATGCTTCGTACCGGACTGTTGCTGTGCGACCCTGGTAACATAAAACGAC
The DNA window shown above is from Anopheles funestus chromosome 3RL, idAnoFuneDA-416_04, whole genome shotgun sequence and carries:
- the LOC125768172 gene encoding putative protein tag-52 — translated: MAQSTPKAGLRMQLQPLMPEDMRSELIAALKVQNVHNVRVGSGRRFMLPGSHSNSPVRSIPAAQNNETDKRQQLRLQAIREIRTSEESYLRQLDLLLEYFVTPLRNNGFLTEKVHNQIFGQLDTIHNLSQELLKKLDENLDNVVKAFTDLGPFFKLYSVYAFDYRNSLCTLQSLMDKNPTLKRYIANTESRPEVQMKLISLLITPIQRIPRYKLLLQQVLLYTSPSDVAYKPLLESIRLVEQSVSHINALVEDYENTQRLITVQNALTNKSLKLVKPGRKILKEGFLRKQKTDGSTSKKYCILMSDMFMYCRVLKDVEVLLTEGSSIACCCVFPLKKCKIVQLFRGNFRITCSGDGTIFSSDGEQESHGWYVAIKEAIELHVQCRKTLRKMSSNRKPMRKKHLQRLEPEDDIMWLLRRKTTSPDRIQKPDRMRRKLWPFRSINCLDLNQSVGEPSGLQQYIPARTSVGRFPQATTSGAPAVAAASWDAENSIRTNNSPSVIPGPDDEADKEEQTNASRHVHFRFPSMHWRY